A region of Vitis riparia cultivar Riparia Gloire de Montpellier isolate 1030 chromosome 12, EGFV_Vit.rip_1.0, whole genome shotgun sequence DNA encodes the following proteins:
- the LOC117926234 gene encoding psbQ-like protein 3, chloroplastic, whose translation MALVPRFVQSSPPYLSPTFICHLKPSFLLRENPEKVPKSNFTRRIGAIATMAKVLLAREAIFNVKIANGFDLKMVAPGQTLEEAESGIRGHALALLQVKALIESEAWKDMQKALRKSSSLLKQDIYTIIQSKPGSMRPQLRKLYSNLFNNVTRLDYAARDNDATQVWEYYEKIVITLDDILSRI comes from the exons ATGGCACTAGTACCACGGTTTGTACAATCCTCTCCACCTTACCTTAGTCCAACCTTTATATGCCATCTCAAACCTTCCTTTCTATTGAGGGAGAACCCTGAAAAGGTCCCTAAATCTAATTTCACTAGAAGAATAGGTGCTATAGCAACAATGGCTAAAGTACTATTAGCAAGGGAAGCAATTTTCAATGTAAAAATTGCAAatggatttgatttgaaaatggtAGCTCCTGGTCAGACACTTGAAGAGGCAGAGAGTGGAATCAGAGGCCACGCGCTAGCTCTGCTACAAGTAAAAGCTCTGATAGAGTCTGAGGCATGGAAAGATATGCAGAAGGCACTACGAAAGAGCTCCTCATTACTTAAACAGGATATCTACACCATAATCCAAAGCAAACCTGGAAGTATGAGGCCTCAGCTAAGGAAGCTCTATTCAAATCTATTCAACAACGTGACCAGA CTAGATTATGCAGCCAGAGACAATGATGCAACGCAAGTTTGGGAGTACTATGAAAAAATTGTGATAACCCTTGATGACATTTTGTCTAGAATTTAG